A stretch of the Planctomycetota bacterium genome encodes the following:
- the atpH gene encoding ATP synthase F1 subunit delta: MPLLETPPDALAETYATSLFEFCKDKGGIDAVEETLDELLGVLNTARDDAQFSEFLASRVLATSARKASLSSILAGRISERTLHFLLLLNDKERLSHLPAIAASFQAMAQQALGRLDVDVHTASPISEADLDAIRERLASALGKDVVAHHRADPGMIGGLKLRFGDQLVDGSIAGRLRRLRDQLAADGATRVRTRVAEIIDADTSALDDAAGD; the protein is encoded by the coding sequence ATGCCCCTGCTCGAGACACCACCCGACGCGCTGGCCGAGACCTACGCCACCAGCCTCTTCGAATTCTGCAAGGACAAGGGCGGCATCGACGCCGTCGAGGAGACCCTCGACGAGCTGCTCGGCGTGCTCAACACCGCGCGCGACGACGCCCAGTTCAGCGAGTTCCTCGCATCCCGCGTGCTGGCGACTAGCGCCCGCAAGGCCTCGCTCTCGTCCATCCTCGCAGGCCGCATCTCCGAACGCACGCTCCACTTCCTGCTGCTGCTCAACGACAAGGAGCGGCTCTCGCACCTGCCGGCAATCGCCGCCTCCTTCCAGGCCATGGCCCAGCAGGCCCTCGGCCGCCTCGACGTCGACGTCCACACCGCCTCGCCCATCAGCGAGGCCGACCTCGACGCCATCCGCGAGCGGCTCGCCAGCGCCCTGGGCAAGGACGTCGTTGCCCACCACCGGGCCGACCCCGGCATGATCGGCGGGCTCAAGCTCCGCTTCGGCGACCAGCTCGTCGACGGCTCCATCGCCGGCCGCCTCCGCCGCCTCCGAGACCAGCTCGCCGCCGACGGCGCCACCCGCGTCCGCACCCGCGTGGCCGAGATCATCGACGCCGACACCTCCGCCCTCGACGACGCCGCCGGGGACTGA
- a CDS encoding phosphoglycerate kinase encodes MATSTIASIDPAGMRALVRVDFNVPIKDGTIRDDRRIRAALPTIQSILDRGGSVVLMSHLGRPKGEGLQPDLSLAPVAERLGELLDAHVEFPSDDCIDDEAAAAAQTLEPGGVLLLENLRFHTAEKTGDAAFAATLAGYGDFYVNDAFGTCHRADASMVAVPRAMEGKPRVAGLLVEKELRFLRAALDDPPRAFIVVLGGAKVSTKIAAIENLLPKCDAMLIGGAMAYTFLRARGEPVGSSLVEDEHVETARRALQAAEDRGVPLQLPSDHIVSKAFEAGAETWTTSEIPDGAVGIDIGPQTAGAYAAEISTARTVLWNGPMGVFEWPGADGGSRAVAEAMASATKAGATTIAGGGDSAAALDAFGLVTDITHVSTGGGASVEMLEGKRFEAIELLDQAG; translated from the coding sequence ATGGCCACCAGCACGATCGCGAGCATTGATCCCGCCGGCATGCGGGCCCTCGTCCGCGTGGACTTCAACGTCCCCATCAAGGACGGCACGATCCGCGACGATCGCCGCATCCGCGCCGCCCTGCCCACCATCCAGAGCATCCTCGACCGCGGCGGGTCGGTCGTGCTCATGAGCCACCTGGGCCGCCCGAAGGGCGAGGGCCTCCAGCCCGATCTCTCCCTCGCCCCGGTCGCCGAGCGATTGGGAGAACTGCTAGACGCCCACGTCGAATTCCCGTCCGATGACTGCATCGACGACGAGGCCGCCGCCGCGGCGCAGACGCTCGAGCCCGGCGGCGTGCTGCTGCTCGAGAACCTCCGCTTCCACACCGCCGAGAAGACCGGCGACGCCGCCTTCGCCGCCACGCTCGCTGGCTACGGCGACTTCTACGTCAACGACGCCTTCGGCACCTGCCACCGCGCCGACGCGTCGATGGTGGCCGTCCCCCGCGCGATGGAGGGCAAGCCCCGCGTCGCGGGCCTCCTGGTCGAGAAGGAACTGCGGTTCCTGCGGGCCGCACTCGACGACCCACCCCGCGCCTTCATCGTCGTGCTCGGCGGCGCCAAGGTCTCCACCAAGATCGCCGCGATCGAGAACCTGCTGCCCAAGTGCGACGCGATGCTCATCGGCGGCGCGATGGCGTACACCTTCCTCCGAGCGCGCGGCGAGCCCGTAGGCAGCAGCCTCGTCGAGGACGAGCACGTCGAGACCGCCCGCCGCGCACTCCAGGCCGCCGAGGACCGGGGCGTGCCGCTCCAGCTGCCGTCGGACCACATCGTGTCGAAGGCCTTCGAGGCCGGGGCCGAGACCTGGACCACCAGCGAGATCCCCGATGGCGCGGTGGGGATCGATATCGGACCCCAGACCGCGGGCGCCTACGCCGCCGAGATCTCGACGGCCCGCACCGTGCTCTGGAACGGCCCGATGGGCGTCTTCGAGTGGCCCGGCGCCGACGGCGGCTCGCGGGCCGTCGCCGAGGCAATGGCATCGGCCACCAAGGCCGGCGCCACCACGATCGCCGGAGGCGGGGATTCGGCCGCCGCGCTCGATGCCTTCGGCCTGGTGACCGATATCACCCATGTGTCCACCGGCGGCGGAGCCTCGGTCGAGATGCTCGAGGGCAAGCGGTTCGAGGCCATCGAACTGCTCGACCAGGCGGGATAG